The following are from one region of the Acomys russatus chromosome 32, mAcoRus1.1, whole genome shotgun sequence genome:
- the Myd88 gene encoding myeloid differentiation primary response protein MyD88 isoform X2 yields the protein MGFEYLEIRELETRPDPTRSLLDAWQGRPGATVGRLLEMLALLGREDILNDLGPLIEENCQKYIHSQQKQESEKPVQVARVESSVPQTKELEGITTLDDPLGQTPELFDAFICYCPSDIEFVQEIIRQLEQTDYRLKLCVSDRDVLPGTCVWSIASELIEKRCRRMVVVVSDDYLQSKECDFQTKFALSLSPGVQQKRLIPIKYKAMKKDFPSILRFITICDYTNPCTKSWFWTRLAKALSLP from the exons ATGGGCTTCGAATACTTGGAGATCCGAGAGCTGGAGACTCGCCCTGACCCCACCCGCAGTTTGTTGGATGCCTGGCAGGGGCGCCCTGGCGCGACGGTCGGCCGGCTGCTAGAGATGCTGGCCTTATTGGGACGAGAGGATATACTGAACGACCTGGGGCCCCTCATCG AGGAGAACTGCCAGAAATACATCCATAGTCAGCAGAAACAAGAGTCTGAGAAGCCCGTACAGGTGGCCAGAGTGGAAAGCAGTGTCCCACAAACAAAGGAGCTGGAAGGCATCACCACTCTTGATGACCCTTTGG GACAAACGCCAGAGCTTTTTGATGCTTTCATCTGCTACTGCCCCAGTGATATTGAGTTTGTGCAGGAGATCATCCGGCAACTAGAACAGACAGACTACCGGCTGAAGTTGTGCGTGTCTGACCGTGACGTCCTGCCAGGCACTTGTGTCTGGTCCATTGCCAGTGAGCTCATTGAGAAAAG GTGTCGCCGgatggtggtggttgtttctGATGATTACCTACAGAGCAAGGAATGTGACTTCCAGACCAAGTTTGCTCTCAGCCTCTCTCCAG GTGTCCAGCAGAAGCGACTGATTCCCATCAAATACAAGGCGATGAAGAAGGACTTCCCCAGTATCCTGCGGTTCATCACTATCTGTGACTATACCAACCCTTGCACCAAGTCCTGGTTCTGGACCCGCCTTGCCAAGGCTTTGTCCCTGCCCTGA
- the Myd88 gene encoding myeloid differentiation primary response protein MyD88 isoform X1, with protein sequence MSAGSPRAGPVSLDSSKSSLPLAALNVGVRRRLSLFLNVRTLVAADWTSLAEEMGFEYLEIRELETRPDPTRSLLDAWQGRPGATVGRLLEMLALLGREDILNDLGPLIEENCQKYIHSQQKQESEKPVQVARVESSVPQTKELEGITTLDDPLGQTPELFDAFICYCPSDIEFVQEIIRQLEQTDYRLKLCVSDRDVLPGTCVWSIASELIEKRCRRMVVVVSDDYLQSKECDFQTKFALSLSPGVQQKRLIPIKYKAMKKDFPSILRFITICDYTNPCTKSWFWTRLAKALSLP encoded by the exons ATGTCTGCGGGAAGCCCTCGCGCGGGACCCGTGTCCCTGGACTCCTCCAAATCCTCCCTACCCTTGGCAGCGCTCAACGTGGGAGTGCGGCGCCGCCTCTCGCTGTTCTTAAACGTACGCACGCTGGTGGCGGCCGACTGGACCTCGCTGGCGGAGGAGATGGGCTTCGAATACTTGGAGATCCGAGAGCTGGAGACTCGCCCTGACCCCACCCGCAGTTTGTTGGATGCCTGGCAGGGGCGCCCTGGCGCGACGGTCGGCCGGCTGCTAGAGATGCTGGCCTTATTGGGACGAGAGGATATACTGAACGACCTGGGGCCCCTCATCG AGGAGAACTGCCAGAAATACATCCATAGTCAGCAGAAACAAGAGTCTGAGAAGCCCGTACAGGTGGCCAGAGTGGAAAGCAGTGTCCCACAAACAAAGGAGCTGGAAGGCATCACCACTCTTGATGACCCTTTGG GACAAACGCCAGAGCTTTTTGATGCTTTCATCTGCTACTGCCCCAGTGATATTGAGTTTGTGCAGGAGATCATCCGGCAACTAGAACAGACAGACTACCGGCTGAAGTTGTGCGTGTCTGACCGTGACGTCCTGCCAGGCACTTGTGTCTGGTCCATTGCCAGTGAGCTCATTGAGAAAAG GTGTCGCCGgatggtggtggttgtttctGATGATTACCTACAGAGCAAGGAATGTGACTTCCAGACCAAGTTTGCTCTCAGCCTCTCTCCAG GTGTCCAGCAGAAGCGACTGATTCCCATCAAATACAAGGCGATGAAGAAGGACTTCCCCAGTATCCTGCGGTTCATCACTATCTGTGACTATACCAACCCTTGCACCAAGTCCTGGTTCTGGACCCGCCTTGCCAAGGCTTTGTCCCTGCCCTGA